CCGCCGCCAAGGCCGCAGGGGTAACACTGTTAGTTGCCGAGGCGGCTATCTTGAGCCACCTACCCCAACTTCTCGATCAGGCCCTGCAACTCGAGTAGCTGCTCCCCGCCGCGCGACCCGTCGCCCTTGGCCAACCCTCCGGTTTCACTCTATCAGCCCCGCACTCCCGCTCGACTGGAGGCATCGCCCTCGGCAGTTCAACTCCCGGGAACATCCCCTCCCGATGCCTTTTGAAGTCGCTCGATCAGCCGCGCCACGCGGGCACGGTGGGCCAGCACCACACGCGGGTCGGTCGTAAAATGCGTCAAGTCCCGGGATACCGCGTCCGGCACCTTCAGAAGCTCGCGCGCTTGTTTGTATAAAGCAGTATCGCCACGCCGTGCAACCTCGCTTTCCGCCGCCTGCTGCAGCAGCCAAAGATACTCGTAGTCCTCCATACCGTCGCGCAAGTTCTCCCAGCGCAGCGAATTGACCGGGGCATCCAGGCACAGCGCCACGTCAGCTTCCGGCTCGCGCCGTGGTGGATAGAGGAAACGCCCGTCGCCATTGCCCCAGTAGCCAATCTCGCCCGGCTTCTCGCCGTAGCCTGACTTGTAGCTCATGGGATCATTCCAGGGATTCTGCAGTTTTGGGGGCGGAAACGCTGCCGGGCTGGTCCAGTAAACCGTATCCCAGATTAGAATGCCTTGCACACCATACTGCCACGATTGCCACGGCCAAAGCCGCAGCTCCGTGCCCGGGTGATCAATGAACTCCGTGATGTAGGGCGCATGCGGGCCGCAGCAGATGTACCACCACACCTCTTCGCCTGCCTGCCGCCGCTCGCGCACCAGCTCCGGCGTCCACTTCGGCGTCAGCCCGCACCAGATTTCCACGTTTCCGATCAACTGCGGCTGCGGTTCTACGGTCAACATACGCCGAATCCCCGGCGCTGCCTCGCGGATGCGCTTCATGCCGTCCGCGACGAATTCAAAATCCTTGGGCGCCGGCTCGTCGAACCAATAGGTGTAGGCCTTGGATAGCCAGCCCCGCTCGCGCAGATGCGCCTCGATCTTGCCCAGGTAATCGCCAAACAGCCTTGCGAACTCCGGCGTGCCCTCCTTGAAGCCCTCCAGCTGGCCGAGGTGCCGGCTGTGAAAGGTGCCGCCCCCCATGCCGCGCAGCGGCAGCATGAACGTATTGAAATGCTCCTCGTCCAGCCACCGCGCCGCCGCGCGCTCGAACCTGGTGAAATCCACTTGCGCGTGCTTGTTCGTCCCCTCCCCAACAAAACGGATGTCTATCGGCGAGTGGTCGTAAAACGAGTATGGGCTGATTCGATGCTCGGCAAAGTTTCGCAGGTATTTAGCATACACCGCTTCCTTATCCTCTTGCTGCTTCGCGCCGTGATATTGACTGATCCGGTAACTGCTCAGGCCCAGCGCGCTCTTCAAATGTGTCTCTTTCGGCAGCACGAAATCATAGACCTGAACCTGCAGTGGCACCTTCACTTCGCCCAGGGATGTCTCCAGTCTCAAATGGCCCCGGTAATCGCCCGGCCTGGCGTCGCGCGACACGTGAAACGTCAGCCAGAGCGGTTGATTGCTTCCCGCCGACAGTGCCAGCGGCAGCCGCAACGGCGGCAGCGGATCTGGATACCAGCCCGGCACGCAGGTCTTATCCGTCGGGTGCGTTACCCTCACGTAAGCCACCTCGTCCAGCCGCA
The Candidatus Paceibacterota bacterium DNA segment above includes these coding regions:
- a CDS encoding DUF4091 domain-containing protein, giving the protein MRRALERIHTGLVAFLLIELIVICLAPPLAGAEGNGVLNDIRGGHWLAQTEDLGVWWCESGWKVGRERALPARPPGKVEPVRVSAARGEFEPVQVVLRPEKDGELVSAVVSPLRKRWGGAAPITVRLDEVAYVRVTHPTDKTCVPGWYPDPLPPLRLPLALSAGSNQPLWLTFHVSRDARPGDYRGHLRLETSLGEVKVPLQVQVYDFVLPKETHLKSALGLSSYRISQYHGAKQQEDKEAVYAKYLRNFAEHRISPYSFYDHSPIDIRFVGEGTNKHAQVDFTRFERAAARWLDEEHFNTFMLPLRGMGGGTFHSRHLGQLEGFKEGTPEFARLFGDYLGKIEAHLRERGWLSKAYTYWFDEPAPKDFEFVADGMKRIREAAPGIRRMLTVEPQPQLIGNVEIWCGLTPKWTPELVRERRQAGEEVWWYICCGPHAPYITEFIDHPGTELRLWPWQSWQYGVQGILIWDTVYWTSPAAFPPPKLQNPWNDPMSYKSGYGEKPGEIGYWGNGDGRFLYPPRREPEADVALCLDAPVNSLRWENLRDGMEDYEYLWLLQQAAESEVARRGDTALYKQARELLKVPDAVSRDLTHFTTDPRVVLAHRARVARLIERLQKASGGDVPGS